In Zobellia roscoffensis, the following are encoded in one genomic region:
- a CDS encoding DMT family transporter: MGWIFLSTTILVVKTVSASVMNIKKVLFYMIISALAFTLMNVAVKQLQHYSVYQIVFFRGFGSFILTMAILKQLKIPILGNNKKLLVLRAIVGTSSMTLFFMSLKYLSAGTAVSLRYLAPIFSAIFAIFLLKEKVKPIQWLFFIVSFIGVLTLKGLDTHLDSTGLTLVFGAAVLSGLVYIIISKIGKRDHPIVIVNYFMFTATIFGGLLMIPYWQNPIGIDWLFLSTLGFFGFIGQLYMTKAFQIASNNLVAPFKYLEVLFTGLIGFMWLGEIYTIWSLVGILLIIAGLVMNVAYKARDKRYTIKS; the protein is encoded by the coding sequence TTGGGTTGGATTTTTTTATCTACTACCATTCTCGTAGTAAAAACAGTATCTGCTTCTGTTATGAACATTAAAAAAGTTCTCTTTTATATGATTATTAGTGCTTTAGCCTTCACTCTAATGAATGTTGCCGTGAAGCAATTACAGCACTATAGTGTTTATCAAATTGTATTCTTTAGAGGTTTTGGTTCCTTTATTCTCACCATGGCTATCCTGAAGCAATTAAAGATTCCCATATTGGGGAACAACAAGAAATTACTTGTTCTTAGAGCCATTGTTGGAACGAGCTCAATGACCCTATTTTTTATGTCTTTGAAATACCTTTCCGCCGGAACGGCCGTTTCATTACGATACCTAGCCCCCATTTTTTCGGCTATTTTTGCTATATTCCTTCTAAAGGAAAAGGTAAAGCCTATTCAATGGTTATTCTTTATTGTTTCTTTTATTGGAGTTCTTACGCTAAAAGGTTTGGATACTCATTTAGACAGTACCGGGCTCACACTTGTTTTTGGTGCGGCCGTCCTTAGCGGTCTCGTCTACATTATCATCAGTAAAATAGGAAAAAGAGACCATCCTATTGTTATTGTGAACTACTTCATGTTTACAGCTACTATTTTTGGAGGACTATTAATGATTCCATATTGGCAAAATCCAATAGGAATAGATTGGTTGTTTCTTTCAACTTTAGGTTTTTTCGGATTCATTGGTCAATTGTACATGACCAAAGCGTTTCAAATAGCATCAAACAACCTTGTTGCACCTTTTAAGTACCTAGAAGTACTTTTTACCGGACTAATTGGTTTTATGTGGCTAGGTGAAATATATACTATCTGGAGCTTAGTTGGTATACTCTTAATTATCGCAGGCCTCGTAATGAATGTTGCTTACAAGGCCCGTGACAAAAGATATACTATTAAATCTTAA
- a CDS encoding glutamate synthase subunit beta, giving the protein MGKITGFLEFDRKVESYAPVEDRVKNYNEFTVPLKETELKDQGARCMDCGIPFCHSGCPLGNLIPDFNDAVYRAKWEKAAQILHSTNNFPEFTGRLCPAPCEEACVLGINEDPVTIENIEKNIVETAFEKGWIVAQPPKNRTDKKVAVVGSGPAGLAAAQQLNRAGHTVTVFERDEKPGGLLRYGIPDFKMEKHIIDRRLKVLEEEGIEFKCDVHVGKDISGEDLKNDFDAVVLSGGATVRRNLPIEGADLKGVVQAMDFLPQNNRRVDGVKTFENEIMATGKDVVVIGGGDTGSDCIGTSIRHGATSVSNFEIMPMSTVERPEGQPWPFWPMRLKTSTSHKEGAERFFSISTKKFLGDKDGNLTGLVTSEVEWIKTPGQRPQLKEVAGTEKEWKCELALLALGFTGSEMTIAEQLGIEADGRTNIKASEADYKTNVPGIFAAGDQRRGQSLIVWAISEGRQAAYHVDTYLMGESALPLKGEGDLPRV; this is encoded by the coding sequence ATGGGAAAGATAACAGGATTTTTGGAATTCGATAGAAAAGTAGAATCGTACGCGCCTGTTGAAGATCGCGTGAAAAATTATAATGAATTTACTGTTCCTCTAAAAGAAACAGAACTTAAAGATCAAGGTGCTAGATGTATGGACTGCGGTATTCCGTTTTGCCATAGTGGTTGCCCATTGGGGAACTTAATTCCGGATTTTAATGATGCGGTATACCGTGCCAAATGGGAAAAAGCAGCTCAAATTTTACATTCAACGAACAACTTCCCGGAATTTACCGGTAGACTTTGTCCGGCTCCATGTGAAGAAGCCTGTGTATTAGGCATCAATGAAGACCCGGTAACTATTGAGAATATTGAGAAAAACATTGTTGAAACAGCCTTTGAAAAAGGTTGGATTGTTGCTCAGCCTCCTAAAAACAGAACCGACAAAAAGGTAGCTGTTGTAGGTTCTGGTCCTGCTGGCCTTGCAGCCGCTCAACAATTGAACCGTGCAGGCCATACCGTTACCGTTTTTGAAAGAGACGAAAAACCAGGTGGTCTTTTGCGTTATGGTATTCCTGATTTTAAGATGGAAAAACACATCATAGACCGTAGGCTTAAAGTTTTAGAAGAAGAAGGTATAGAGTTCAAATGTGATGTTCATGTAGGAAAGGATATTTCTGGCGAGGATCTTAAAAACGATTTTGATGCCGTAGTACTTTCAGGTGGAGCAACTGTTCGCAGAAACCTACCTATAGAAGGTGCAGACCTAAAAGGTGTTGTCCAAGCTATGGATTTCTTACCACAAAACAACAGAAGAGTAGACGGAGTCAAAACTTTTGAAAATGAAATAATGGCTACCGGCAAGGACGTTGTTGTTATTGGTGGTGGTGATACTGGTTCTGACTGTATAGGAACATCTATAAGACACGGTGCAACTTCTGTTTCTAACTTTGAAATTATGCCAATGTCTACCGTAGAAAGACCTGAAGGACAACCTTGGCCTTTCTGGCCTATGCGTTTAAAAACGAGTACTTCTCATAAAGAAGGTGCAGAACGTTTTTTCAGCATATCTACCAAAAAATTCTTGGGAGATAAGGACGGTAATTTAACAGGACTAGTTACTTCTGAAGTAGAATGGATTAAAACCCCAGGACAACGCCCACAACTAAAAGAAGTTGCTGGCACGGAGAAAGAATGGAAATGTGAACTAGCTCTTTTAGCATTAGGATTTACTGGTTCTGAAATGACAATTGCCGAGCAATTAGGTATTGAAGCGGACGGCAGAACTAACATTAAAGCTAGCGAAGCTGATTATAAAACAAACGTACCGGGTATATTTGCTGCTGGTGATCAAAGACGTGGCCAATCCTTAATTGTTTGGGCTATTTCAGAGGGTCGTCAAGCTGCATATCATGTAGACACTTACCTTATGGGAGAATCTGCCCTACCATTAAAAGGCGAAGGAGATTTACCAAGGGTATAG
- a CDS encoding sugar phosphate isomerase/epimerase family protein codes for MKIGMNMLLWTNHVTEQHFGIVDTLKETGYDGVELFFGEGSEKYYSQLGNHFSGMDMGITGVASLSAEQNIASPDKKVREAGLERLKWSIDMGAAANAEVLCGPFHSTFALFTRQPPTLEEKKWSNEMLLKAAEYAKGANIVLTPEAVNRFECYLYNTMADLGDMVKEVNHPNLGAMFDTHHANIEEKSQSGAIKTIAPYLKHVHISENDRGTPGRGQINWPDVFTALKEIEYKGWVTIEAFSTTIPEFANAINVWRNYSPVEEVYTEGFKLISEGLGMTK; via the coding sequence ATGAAAATAGGAATGAATATGTTGCTGTGGACAAACCATGTCACGGAGCAGCACTTTGGTATTGTAGATACACTAAAAGAAACCGGATACGACGGCGTTGAACTTTTTTTTGGAGAGGGTAGTGAAAAATACTATTCGCAATTAGGAAATCATTTTTCGGGTATGGATATGGGTATTACTGGGGTAGCGTCTTTATCTGCAGAACAGAATATAGCTAGTCCTGATAAAAAGGTTAGAGAAGCAGGGTTAGAGCGTTTAAAGTGGTCTATTGATATGGGTGCGGCAGCTAATGCAGAGGTTTTATGTGGTCCGTTTCATTCTACTTTCGCCTTGTTTACAAGACAGCCACCTACTTTAGAGGAAAAAAAATGGAGCAATGAGATGTTGCTAAAAGCAGCTGAGTATGCCAAAGGTGCCAATATTGTGCTTACCCCTGAAGCCGTTAATAGATTTGAGTGTTACCTATATAATACAATGGCAGATTTAGGTGATATGGTAAAAGAAGTAAATCATCCAAATTTGGGTGCCATGTTTGATACTCATCATGCCAATATTGAAGAGAAAAGCCAATCTGGAGCTATAAAAACCATAGCTCCGTATTTAAAGCATGTGCATATTAGTGAGAACGATAGGGGAACACCTGGTAGAGGCCAGATAAACTGGCCAGATGTTTTTACAGCCTTAAAAGAAATTGAATACAAAGGTTGGGTGACTATAGAGGCATTTAGCACAACCATACCTGAATTTGCCAACGCTATTAATGTATGGCGAAATTACTCTCCCGTAGAAGAAGTATATACAGAAGGATTTAAACTCATATCCGAAGGATTGGGAATGACCAAATAA
- a CDS encoding sulfatase family protein, with translation MKLIVSVFFALSTLLNCAEKERRAGLETANPEKPNIILLMADDQGWGDTGYNGHSHLNTPNLDKMASNGAVFERFYAASAVCSPTRGSVMTGRHPLRYGICHANCGHIKPQEITLGEMVKDVGYTTGHFGKWHLGTLTRDTVEANRGGRPKFDGEYAPPWDHGFDVNFVTESKVPTWNPMITPPQSSGDVNGDLVEGMPFNTSYWTGPDEIATDNLEGDDSRIIMDRAIPFIENAVKSKNPFLSIIWFHTPHLPVIAGDEDRNLYKDLSEDQQHYYGVISAMDKQVGRLRAKLKELGIAENTILFYTSDNGPEGKSVSGRTQGITKQLKGRKRSLYEGGIRVPGIMEWQGKIAPGIKVEVPCFTSDYFPTIANILNVDLKKNERPYDGIDLLPIVQGKVKQRTAPLAFEFKNQAALMDNEYKIYSNDTGKHFELYNIKNDPGEKIELSKDQPEILEAMTFVWREWKISQDNSAQENDY, from the coding sequence ATGAAGTTAATAGTAAGCGTATTTTTTGCATTGAGCACTTTGTTAAACTGTGCTGAAAAAGAGAGAAGAGCAGGTCTTGAAACTGCAAATCCAGAGAAACCAAACATTATCTTGCTTATGGCAGATGATCAAGGCTGGGGAGATACAGGTTATAATGGGCATTCACATTTAAATACGCCTAATCTAGATAAAATGGCAAGTAATGGAGCTGTTTTTGAACGTTTCTATGCCGCATCAGCCGTGTGTTCTCCAACAAGGGGTAGTGTTATGACTGGTAGGCATCCTTTGCGCTATGGAATATGTCATGCCAATTGCGGTCACATAAAACCGCAAGAGATTACTTTGGGTGAAATGGTAAAAGATGTGGGCTATACTACAGGTCATTTTGGAAAATGGCATTTAGGCACGTTAACACGTGATACGGTAGAGGCAAATAGAGGAGGAAGACCAAAATTTGATGGAGAGTATGCGCCGCCTTGGGATCATGGATTTGACGTTAATTTTGTTACCGAATCTAAAGTACCAACTTGGAATCCTATGATTACACCGCCACAATCATCTGGTGACGTCAATGGAGACTTGGTTGAAGGGATGCCTTTTAATACTTCGTACTGGACAGGGCCTGATGAAATAGCAACGGATAATTTAGAAGGAGATGATTCTCGGATAATTATGGATAGGGCTATTCCTTTTATTGAGAATGCTGTAAAAAGCAAAAATCCTTTTTTAAGTATTATTTGGTTTCATACGCCACATTTGCCGGTTATCGCTGGAGATGAAGATCGTAACCTTTATAAAGATCTCTCCGAGGACCAACAACATTACTATGGGGTTATTTCGGCTATGGATAAACAGGTAGGGCGTCTTAGGGCTAAATTGAAAGAATTGGGTATAGCAGAGAATACCATTCTTTTTTATACGAGTGATAACGGCCCTGAGGGAAAATCGGTTTCCGGTAGAACCCAAGGAATAACCAAGCAACTTAAAGGAAGAAAAAGAAGTCTATATGAAGGTGGCATACGTGTGCCGGGAATTATGGAGTGGCAGGGTAAGATAGCACCCGGCATCAAAGTAGAAGTTCCTTGTTTCACATCAGACTATTTTCCAACTATAGCAAATATACTAAACGTCGATTTAAAGAAAAATGAGCGTCCGTATGATGGAATCGATTTGCTACCCATTGTACAGGGAAAAGTTAAACAAAGGACTGCTCCTTTAGCTTTTGAGTTTAAAAATCAGGCTGCGTTAATGGACAATGAGTATAAGATTTATAGTAATGATACGGGAAAACATTTTGAACTTTATAATATTAAGAATGATCCGGGTGAAAAAATAGAACTTTCCAAAGATCAACCTGAAATATTAGAGGCAATGACCTTTGTTTGGAGAGAATGGAAAATTTCTCAGGATAATAGTGCCCAAGAAAATGATTATTAA
- a CDS encoding ThuA domain-containing protein — protein sequence MKNVLPIVICLFLFACKEQKNTVTKEPEVAQEVDSPKKWLTFEGADENAKHIVMISGDEEYRSEEALPQLAKILSKHHGFKCTVLFAQEEDKPGIINANYVKNIPGLEALASADMMVVFTRFRALPDNQMKFIDDYLKSGKPVMGLRTATHAFNFPKDSDSDYAYYSHNYEGDKIEWHGGFGRLVLGEKWISHHGHHKHQSTKGMVAIGANTTGITNGISDGDVWGASDVYGVRLPLPGDSQPIILGQVMNRKGEFDESDVFYGMKPTDDEIATTNKDGENLGDELMPVTWIKSYQLPEGKKGKAFTSTVGAANDLLIEGTRRLLVNGVFWSLDLEIPEKADVTLVGNYEPTKFEFRKEDYWPAKQVSIKSFE from the coding sequence ATGAAAAATGTATTGCCAATTGTTATTTGTCTATTTTTATTTGCGTGTAAAGAGCAGAAAAACACCGTAACAAAAGAACCTGAAGTGGCTCAAGAGGTAGATTCTCCAAAAAAGTGGTTAACCTTTGAAGGTGCCGATGAAAATGCGAAACATATTGTAATGATTTCGGGAGATGAAGAATACCGTTCAGAAGAAGCTTTGCCGCAATTGGCAAAAATTCTTTCTAAACATCATGGTTTTAAATGTACCGTTTTGTTCGCTCAAGAAGAGGATAAGCCTGGTATTATTAACGCCAATTATGTAAAGAATATTCCAGGTTTGGAAGCTTTGGCTTCGGCAGATATGATGGTGGTTTTTACGCGTTTCCGTGCGTTGCCGGATAACCAAATGAAATTTATTGATGATTATTTAAAATCAGGAAAGCCGGTAATGGGGCTTAGAACGGCTACTCATGCATTCAATTTTCCTAAAGATTCAGATTCCGACTATGCATATTATAGTCATAATTATGAAGGTGATAAAATAGAGTGGCATGGCGGGTTTGGACGTTTGGTTCTTGGTGAAAAATGGATTAGTCATCATGGTCACCACAAACACCAAAGTACAAAAGGTATGGTTGCTATAGGGGCCAATACAACCGGTATTACTAACGGTATTTCTGATGGTGACGTTTGGGGTGCTAGTGATGTGTACGGTGTAAGGCTTCCTCTTCCTGGAGATTCTCAGCCTATCATTTTAGGTCAGGTAATGAACAGAAAGGGCGAATTTGATGAAAGTGATGTCTTTTATGGAATGAAACCTACCGATGACGAAATAGCAACGACCAATAAAGACGGAGAGAATCTTGGAGATGAATTAATGCCGGTAACTTGGATTAAGAGTTATCAATTACCAGAGGGAAAAAAAGGGAAAGCTTTTACTTCTACCGTTGGTGCTGCAAATGACCTTTTAATAGAAGGAACAAGAAGGTTATTGGTAAACGGTGTATTTTGGTCTCTTGACTTAGAAATACCGGAGAAAGCAGACGTAACTTTAGTAGGTAACTATGAGCCAACTAAATTTGAATTTAGAAAAGAGGACTATTGGCCAGCAAAACAGGTGAGTATAAAAAGTTTTGAGTAG